The Henckelia pumila isolate YLH828 unplaced genomic scaffold, ASM3356847v2 CTG_461:::fragment_3, whole genome shotgun sequence genome window below encodes:
- the LOC140871321 gene encoding uncharacterized protein: MASDMKGFFKQQKRKAGIAKPPSSKKTPRSKASASCGSDVVQPPALVSHGSFDLRDEYDGKEDVLRQFDMNMAYGPCLGMSRLDRWKRANALGLKPPEEIGRLLSAGKANSECLWDGRV, from the exons ATGGCTTCCGACATGAAGGGTTTCTTCAAGCAACAGAAGAGGAAAGCGGGTATCGCAAAGCCACCATCGTCGAAGAAAACTCCGAGGTCCAAAGCTTCTGCTTCCTGCGGATCCGACGTCGTACAACCCCCTGCTCTTGTTTCCCATGGCTCTTTCGATCTCCGGG ACGAATATGATGGCAAGGAGGATGTTCTCAGGCAATTTGACATGAACATGGCGTATGGCCCTTGCTTAGGCATGAGCAGACTCGACCGATGGAAGCGCGCAAACGCCTTAGGATTGAAGCCTCCAGAGGAGATCGGGCGGCTTTTGAGCGCCGGTAAAGCTAACTCCGAATGTTTGTGGGATGGGCGTGTTTAG
- the LOC140871320 gene encoding protoporphyrinogen oxidase 1, chloroplastic — protein MGSFTCTHNYFPTFKKPPQPPFSLPPVTLSPRGGLRRIRCSIAEGPTSVSYSPSREDQKSVLDCVVVGAGISGLCIAQALATKHGNSNVVVTEARDRVGGNITTIERDGYLWEEGPNSFQPSDPMLTMAVDSGLKDDLVLGDPDAPRFVLWNGKLRPVPSKLSDFPFFDLMSFPGKIRAGLGAIGLRPPPPGREESIEEFVRRNLGDEVFERLIEPFCSGVYAGDPSKLSMKAAFGKVWKLEQNGGSIIGGTFKAIQEKSGSSKPPRDPRLPKPKGQTVGSFRKGLSMLPNAISSRLEGRVKLLWKLTSITKSDNGVYKLAYETPSGVVSLESKTVIMTVPSYVASTILRPLSDVAADALSKFYYPPVAAVTVSYPKEAIRAECLIDGELKGFGQLHPRSQGVETLGTIYSSSLFPNRAPPGQILLLNYIGGATNSGITSKTESQLVETVDRDLRKMLIRSNAQDPFVVGVRVWPQAIPQFTIGHLDVLDTAKTALNKGGFGGLILAGNYVSGVALGKCVEAAYDVADDVTKYLSQYQYV, from the exons ATGGGCAGCTTCACCTGCACTCACAACTACTTTCCCACCTTCAAGAAGCCACCGCAGCCTCCATTTTCTTTACCTCCCGTCACATTATCACCCAGGGGCGGGCTCCGCAGGATTCGATGCTCGATTGCAGAGGGGCCCACCTCTGTTTCTTATTCTCCGTCGAGAGAGGACCAGAAATCGGTGCTGGATTGCGTCGTAGTCGGTGCTGGCATCAGTGGACTGTGCATCGCGCAGGCCTTAGCCACGAAGCACGGCAATTCTAATGTCGTGGTGACGGAGGCCAGAGATCGAGTGGGCGGAAACATCACCACCATTGAGAGGGATGGATATCTCTGGGAGGAAGGCCCAAACAGCTTCCAACCATCTGACCCCATGCTTACCATGGCG GTGGATAGTGGGTTGAAGGATGACTTGGTATTAGGAGACCCGGATGCTCCTCGCTTTGTGCTATGGAATGGGAAGCTGAGGCCAGTGCCCTCGAAGCTTTCTGATTTCCCTTTCTTTGACTTAATGAGCTTTCCTGGTAAAATTAGAGCAGGTCTTGGTGCTATCGGTCTTCGGCCACCGCCTCCA GGTCGCGAGGAATCCATCGAAGAGTTTGTTAGACGCAACCTAGGAGATGAAGTTTTTGAGCGTTTGATTGAGCCATTTTGCTCTG GTGTTTACGCTGGAGACCCCTCTAAACTGAGCATGAAAGCGGCATTTGGTAAAGTCTGGAAACTGGAGCAAAATGGCGGTAGCATCATAGGTGGAACTTTTAAAGCAATCCAGGAGAAATCTGGTAGCTCTAAGCCACCTCGAGATCC ACGCTTACCCAAACCAAAAGGTCAAACAGTAGGATCATTCAGAAAGGGCCTTTCGATGCTGCCTAATGCAATTTCATCGag ATTAGAAGGCAGGGTCAAACTGTTATGGAAACTCACAAGTATCACTAAGTCAGATAATGGAGTGTATAAATTGGCATATGAAACCCCTAGTGGAGTGGTTTCACTCGAGAGCAAAACTGTCATCATGACTGTTCCATCCTATGTGGCAAGCACGATATTGCGGCCTCTTTCG GACGTTGCTGCTGATGCTTTATCAAAATTCTACTACCCACCTGTAGCTGCGGTCACTGTTTCATATCCAAAAGAAGCCATTCGAGCTGAATGTTTGATAGATGGTGAACTGAAGGGTTTTGGGCAGTTGCACCCTCGTTCCCAAGGGGTGGAAACTTTAG GAACCATATACAGCTCATCACTTTTTCCTAACCGAGCACCTCCGGGACAGATTCTTCTTTTGAACTATATTGGAGGAGCAACCAATTCCGGCATTACATCAAAG ACAGAAAGCCAACTCGTGGAGACAGTGGATCGTGATCTCAGGAAGATGCTTATAAGGTCAAACGCACAAGATCCATTTGTGGTGGGAGTACGTGTCTGGCCGCAAGCTATTCCACAGTTCACGATAGGTCACTTGGATGTGTTGGACACCGCAAAAACTGCTCTCAATAAGGGTGGTTTCGGAGGTTTGATTCTTGCAGGTAACTATGTGTCTGGTGTAGCCTTGGGCAAATGCGTGGAGGCTGCATATGACGTCGCTGATGACGTGACCAAATATTTATCACAGTACCAGTATGTATAA